A section of the Roseomonas marmotae genome encodes:
- a CDS encoding ABC-F family ATP-binding cassette domain-containing protein: MTVLAIRDLTIRIAGRPLLEGAELMVDPGRKIGLVGRNGAGKSTLLRAITGEIQPDGGEIRLAARARMTHVAQEAPGGPRNLLDTVLEADTERAALLAELDTATDPARIGEIHDRLIAIRADSAPSRAATVLAGLGFDAAAQARPVGEYSGGWRMRVALARALFLEPDLLLLDEPTNHLDLEATIWLEGWLARFPGAAIVVSHDRGLLERGVDGIAHLDKQKITFYPGAYDNFVRIRTERAAQQQAQNEKIAAQRAHMQSFVDRFRAKATKARQAQSRLKALEKLPAIESVVEDAPTRFAFPQPTELAPPIIALSRADVGYDGRAILHGLDLRLDQEDRIALLGANGNGKSTLAKLLAGRLEPMRGEIHRDRRLKVGYFAQHQAEELDLDGTPLSHMQNALGAKATETQCRAQLARFGLDEERATTKIGALSGGEKARLLLALCTRDAPHLLILDEPTNHLDIDAREALVKALADFGGAVVLITHDPHLVTLAADRLWLVHDGRVTPFDGDLDDYRALLAERARAARGPQADTNPTRRDERRERAENRQALAPLRHRVTKIEAEMAKLQKENALLEKKLGDPDTYARFKPEDIAWATQRQGAIAKQVAALEEEWLDIQEKLEAA; encoded by the coding sequence ATGACCGTGCTCGCCATCCGTGACCTGACCATCCGCATCGCCGGCCGCCCGCTGCTGGAAGGCGCGGAGCTGATGGTGGACCCTGGCCGCAAGATCGGCCTGGTAGGGCGCAACGGCGCCGGCAAGTCCACCCTGCTGCGCGCCATCACCGGCGAGATCCAGCCCGATGGCGGCGAGATCCGCCTGGCCGCCCGCGCCCGCATGACCCATGTGGCGCAGGAAGCGCCGGGAGGCCCGCGGAACCTGCTGGACACGGTGCTGGAAGCCGATACCGAGCGCGCCGCCCTGCTGGCGGAGCTGGACACGGCCACCGACCCCGCCCGCATCGGCGAGATCCATGACCGCCTGATCGCCATCCGCGCCGACAGCGCCCCCTCCCGCGCCGCGACGGTGCTGGCGGGCCTGGGCTTCGACGCGGCCGCCCAGGCGCGGCCGGTGGGCGAATATTCCGGCGGCTGGCGCATGCGCGTGGCCCTGGCCCGCGCGCTGTTCCTGGAACCCGACCTGCTGCTGCTGGACGAGCCCACCAACCACCTGGACCTGGAAGCCACCATCTGGCTGGAAGGCTGGCTGGCGCGCTTCCCGGGCGCCGCCATCGTGGTCAGCCATGACCGCGGGCTGCTGGAGCGGGGCGTGGACGGCATCGCCCACCTCGATAAGCAGAAGATCACCTTCTACCCCGGCGCCTACGACAATTTCGTCCGCATCCGCACGGAACGCGCGGCCCAGCAGCAGGCGCAGAACGAGAAGATCGCGGCGCAGCGCGCCCATATGCAGTCCTTCGTGGACCGCTTCCGCGCCAAGGCCACCAAGGCCCGGCAGGCGCAGTCCCGCCTGAAGGCGCTGGAGAAGCTGCCGGCCATCGAATCAGTGGTGGAGGATGCCCCCACCCGCTTCGCCTTCCCCCAGCCCACGGAACTGGCGCCGCCCATCATCGCCCTCTCCCGCGCCGATGTCGGGTACGACGGGCGGGCCATTCTGCACGGGCTGGACCTGCGGCTGGACCAGGAGGACCGCATCGCCCTGCTGGGCGCGAACGGCAACGGCAAGTCCACCCTGGCAAAGCTGCTGGCCGGGCGGCTGGAGCCGATGCGGGGCGAGATCCATCGCGACCGCCGCCTGAAGGTCGGCTATTTCGCCCAGCATCAGGCGGAGGAGCTGGATCTCGACGGCACCCCCCTCTCCCACATGCAGAACGCGCTGGGCGCCAAGGCGACGGAGACGCAGTGCCGCGCCCAGCTCGCCCGCTTCGGGCTGGACGAGGAACGGGCGACGACGAAGATCGGCGCCCTCTCGGGCGGCGAGAAGGCGCGGCTGCTGTTGGCCCTTTGCACCCGCGACGCCCCGCACCTGCTGATCCTCGACGAACCCACCAACCACCTCGACATCGATGCGCGCGAGGCGCTCGTAAAAGCGCTGGCGGATTTCGGCGGCGCCGTGGTGCTGATCACCCACGACCCGCATCTGGTGACGCTGGCGGCCGACCGCCTCTGGCTGGTGCATGACGGCCGGGTCACGCCCTTCGACGGCGACCTGGACGATTACCGCGCCCTGCTGGCCGAGCGCGCCCGCGCCGCCCGCGGCCCGCAGGCCGATACCAACCCCACCCGGCGGGACGAGCGGCGGGAGCGCGCGGAGAACCGCCAGGCCCTGGCCCCCCTGCGCCATCGCGTGACGAAGATCGAGGCCGAGATGGCCAAGCTGCAAAAGGAAAACGCGCTGCTGGAGAAGAAGCTGGGCGACCCCGACACCTATGCCCGCTTCAAGCCCGAGGACATCGCCTGGGCCACGCAGCGCCAGGGCGCCATCGCCAAGCAGGTGGCGGCGCTGGAAGAAGAATGGCTGGACATCCAGGAAAAGCTGGAAGCGGCGTGA
- a CDS encoding HU family DNA-binding protein has protein sequence MSRQDLIDAVAAATSLPKTQADTALKAVLATLGDALGEGREVRLAGFGSFAVSERAARKGRNPATGEEVEIAASKSVKFKPAKDLKSRLG, from the coding sequence ATGAGCCGCCAGGACCTGATCGACGCTGTCGCCGCCGCCACCAGCCTGCCCAAGACCCAGGCCGATACGGCGCTGAAGGCGGTGCTGGCGACCCTGGGCGACGCTTTGGGTGAGGGCCGCGAGGTTCGCCTGGCCGGCTTCGGCAGCTTCGCCGTCAGCGAGCGCGCCGCCCGCAAGGGCCGCAACCCCGCCACTGGCGAGGAAGTGGAGATCGCGGCCAGCAAGTCCGTGAAGTTCAAGCCCGCCAAGGACCTGAAGTCCCGTCTGGGCTGA
- the zwf gene encoding glucose-6-phosphate dehydrogenase, with protein MARILPVPSFDCVVFGATGDLTMRKLLPSLYGRFRDRQFGTDSRIIGAARSLLSTSEYRQRAEAALRAHLPAAELEPEVIGAFLALIEYRPVGADDSRGWEALVALLEERSGQVRVFYLATSPDLYGAVCARLAGIGAINARSRVVLEKPLGHDLASARAINEAVGVVVPEAQTFRIDHYLGKETVQNLLALRFANPIFERLWNADVIDHVQITVAETVGVETRGGYYDRAGALRDMVQNHMLQLLCLLAMESPLSLDADAVRDEKLKVLRALRPLSPREAQAVVVRGQYGAGAVEGQPVPGYLENLAAFPGTEREGWGPSTTETFVALKAQVDSWRWAGVPFYLRTGKRLPRKVSEIVVQFRMPPFSLFPPEAQAREPNRLLIRLQPEEGMRLEVMTKEPGPGGLRLRPTSLDISFEKTFGQRFPDAYERLLMDVVRGNPTLFMRRDEVEAAWAWVQPLLEAQADRPETPRPYAAGSWGPTAAIALIERDGRTWHE; from the coding sequence ATGGCCCGGATCCTGCCCGTCCCCTCCTTCGACTGCGTGGTCTTCGGCGCCACCGGCGACCTGACGATGCGCAAGCTGCTGCCCTCGCTCTACGGGCGCTTCCGGGACCGGCAGTTCGGCACTGACAGCCGCATCATCGGCGCCGCCCGCAGCCTGCTCTCCACCAGCGAGTATCGCCAGCGGGCCGAGGCCGCGCTGCGCGCCCATCTGCCTGCGGCCGAGCTGGAGCCGGAGGTGATCGGGGCTTTCCTGGCATTGATCGAGTACCGCCCCGTCGGGGCCGATGACAGCCGGGGATGGGAGGCGCTGGTGGCGCTGCTGGAGGAGCGATCCGGCCAGGTGCGGGTCTTCTATCTCGCCACCTCGCCCGATCTCTATGGCGCCGTCTGCGCCAGGCTGGCCGGGATCGGCGCCATCAACGCGCGCTCCCGCGTCGTGCTGGAAAAACCGCTGGGGCATGACCTCGCCTCCGCCCGCGCCATCAATGAGGCGGTGGGCGTGGTGGTGCCGGAGGCGCAGACCTTCCGCATCGACCATTACCTGGGCAAGGAGACGGTGCAGAACCTGCTGGCGCTGCGCTTCGCCAACCCGATCTTCGAGCGGTTGTGGAACGCCGATGTCATCGACCACGTGCAGATCACGGTGGCCGAGACGGTGGGGGTGGAGACGCGCGGCGGCTATTACGACCGGGCGGGCGCGCTGCGGGACATGGTGCAGAACCACATGCTCCAGCTGCTCTGCCTGCTGGCCATGGAAAGCCCGCTCTCCCTGGATGCCGATGCGGTACGGGACGAGAAGCTGAAGGTGCTGCGCGCGCTCCGCCCCCTCTCCCCGCGCGAGGCCCAGGCCGTGGTGGTGCGCGGCCAGTATGGTGCCGGGGCGGTGGAGGGCCAGCCGGTGCCGGGCTATCTCGAGAATCTCGCCGCCTTCCCGGGAACAGAGCGAGAGGGCTGGGGGCCCAGCACCACCGAGACCTTCGTGGCCCTGAAGGCGCAGGTGGATTCCTGGCGCTGGGCAGGGGTTCCCTTCTATCTCCGCACCGGCAAGCGGCTGCCGCGCAAGGTCTCGGAAATCGTGGTGCAGTTCCGCATGCCGCCCTTCTCCCTCTTCCCGCCCGAGGCGCAGGCCCGCGAGCCCAACCGGCTGCTGATCCGCCTGCAGCCGGAGGAAGGGATGCGGCTGGAGGTGATGACCAAGGAGCCGGGTCCCGGCGGGCTGCGCCTGCGCCCCACCAGCCTCGACATCTCCTTCGAGAAGACCTTCGGGCAGCGTTTCCCGGACGCCTATGAGCGGCTGCTGATGGATGTGGTGCGCGGCAATCCCACGCTCTTCATGCGGCGTGACGAGGTGGAGGCGGCCTGGGCCTGGGTGCAGCCACTGCTGGAGGCGCAGGCGGACAGGCCGGAGACGCCGCGCCCCTATGCCGCCGGTTCCTGGGGCCCCACCGCCGCCATCGCGCTGATCGAACGCGATGGCCGCACCTGGCACGAATGA
- the rsmA gene encoding 16S rRNA (adenine(1518)-N(6)/adenine(1519)-N(6))-dimethyltransferase RsmA has protein sequence MTVLPDLRETIARHGLAARKSLGQHFLLDPAVCARIASIAAPLEGRTVLEVGPGPGGLTRALLESPATRVVAVELDRRAIAALEELAQAYPGRLAVVEGDALKARTEDLLPEAPRRVVSNLPYNVGTPLLVGWLKQAGLFESLTLMFQQEVAERICAAPDTDAYGRLSVLAQWRCACRMAMRLPPGAFSPPPKVWSAVVHLVPHAEGPAPELMSAMERLTAAAFGQRRKMLRSSLKSLGRSDALLEDGGIEPTRRAETLSVAEFDRLARLLLQRAG, from the coding sequence ATGACGGTCCTGCCGGATCTGCGCGAGACCATCGCGCGGCATGGGCTGGCGGCCCGCAAATCGCTCGGCCAGCATTTCCTGCTGGACCCCGCGGTCTGCGCCCGCATCGCCAGCATCGCCGCGCCGCTGGAGGGGCGGACAGTGCTGGAGGTCGGACCCGGCCCGGGCGGCCTGACCCGCGCCCTGCTGGAGAGCCCCGCCACCCGGGTGGTGGCGGTGGAACTGGACCGCCGCGCCATCGCCGCGCTGGAGGAACTGGCGCAGGCCTATCCCGGCCGGCTGGCGGTGGTGGAAGGCGACGCGCTGAAGGCGCGCACCGAGGATCTGCTGCCCGAGGCGCCGCGCCGCGTGGTGTCCAACCTGCCCTACAACGTCGGCACGCCGCTGCTGGTGGGCTGGCTGAAGCAGGCCGGGCTCTTCGAGAGCCTGACCCTGATGTTCCAGCAGGAAGTGGCCGAACGGATCTGCGCCGCCCCGGATACCGATGCCTATGGGCGGCTCTCGGTGCTGGCGCAGTGGCGCTGCGCCTGCCGCATGGCCATGCGCCTGCCGCCGGGCGCCTTCAGCCCGCCACCCAAGGTCTGGTCCGCCGTGGTGCATCTCGTGCCGCATGCCGAAGGCCCGGCGCCGGAGCTGATGAGCGCCATGGAGCGGCTGACCGCCGCCGCCTTCGGCCAGCGCCGCAAGATGCTGCGGAGCAGCCTGAAGTCCCTGGGCAGGTCCGATGCGCTGCTGGAGGATGGTGGCATCGAGCCGACGCGGCGTGCGGAAACCCTCTCGGTCGCTGAATTCGATCGGCTGGCGCGGCTGCTGCTGCAGCGCGCAGGCTGA
- a CDS encoding YdcF family protein codes for MSGPGEPRPVIIIFGAAVRPDGGPSLTLRRRVMAAASFGATLEDPLYIPTGALGRHGPAEAVVMARLLQDLGVPGDAIRQELTATDTLSSATACAAMLRGHQGAVWAASSGYHLPRCVMLLRLMGLPARAAPPPEADMDWRDRWWWRAREGAALPVDFTLGLLARLRR; via the coding sequence TTGAGCGGGCCAGGGGAACCCCGTCCGGTCATCATCATCTTCGGCGCCGCGGTCCGGCCGGATGGCGGCCCCAGCCTGACATTGCGCCGCCGCGTCATGGCCGCCGCCAGCTTCGGCGCGACATTGGAAGATCCGCTCTACATCCCCACCGGGGCCCTGGGGCGGCATGGCCCGGCCGAGGCCGTGGTGATGGCGCGGCTGCTGCAGGACCTCGGCGTGCCCGGGGATGCCATCCGGCAGGAACTGACGGCCACCGATACCCTCAGCTCCGCCACCGCCTGCGCCGCCATGCTGCGCGGCCACCAGGGGGCAGTCTGGGCGGCCAGCAGCGGCTACCACCTGCCGCGCTGCGTCATGCTGCTGCGGCTGATGGGGCTGCCCGCCCGCGCGGCCCCACCGCCCGAGGCCGATATGGACTGGCGTGACCGCTGGTGGTGGCGGGCGCGGGAAGGGGCGGCGCTTCCGGTGGATTTCACCCTCGGCCTGCTGGCACGGCTGCGGCGCTGA
- a CDS encoding siderophore ABC transporter substrate-binding protein, protein MPPCLSRRLTLAGLAGGAGALLIAGGAAAREIRVPHAKGETVLPGKPKRVAVYDLAALDMLQALGVEVAGVPGAHFPAYLSRYAGDGYARIGTLFEPDEAALRALRPDLIIVAGRSSARYEAMQAIAPTIDLSTGPARFVPDVAEHLRLLGRIFGRQEAAEARASQFLAAVEGLRAKSGGAGSAVVLFVAGPGMAVQLPGSRFGIVHDVTGLRPVVAASEAPAPAGRVTGDTPEAEAARRQAAAAQKALLEKALGRDPDWILVLDRAAATGGAPVAPGRLEASEAIRSTTAWKKKQVIHLDAPAWYLVGGGVAALEASIGQIGAALDAAG, encoded by the coding sequence ATGCCGCCTTGCCTTTCCCGCCGTCTTACCCTCGCCGGACTGGCGGGCGGTGCGGGGGCCCTGTTGATCGCCGGCGGCGCCGCGGCGCGGGAGATCCGCGTCCCGCATGCCAAGGGCGAGACGGTGCTGCCGGGCAAGCCGAAGCGCGTGGCGGTTTACGACCTCGCCGCGCTCGACATGCTGCAGGCCCTGGGGGTGGAGGTGGCGGGCGTGCCGGGCGCGCATTTCCCTGCCTATCTCTCCCGCTATGCCGGTGATGGCTATGCCAGGATCGGCACGCTCTTCGAGCCGGACGAGGCGGCGCTGCGGGCGCTGCGGCCGGACCTCATCATCGTCGCCGGCCGCTCCAGCGCCAGATACGAGGCAATGCAGGCCATTGCCCCCACCATTGACCTCAGCACCGGTCCGGCCCGCTTCGTGCCGGATGTGGCGGAGCATCTGCGCCTGCTGGGCCGCATCTTCGGCAGGCAGGAAGCGGCCGAGGCCCGCGCCAGCCAGTTCCTGGCGGCGGTGGAAGGACTGCGCGCCAAGAGCGGCGGGGCTGGCAGCGCGGTGGTGCTCTTCGTCGCCGGTCCCGGCATGGCCGTGCAACTGCCGGGTAGCCGCTTCGGCATCGTGCATGACGTCACCGGCCTGCGTCCGGTGGTCGCGGCCTCCGAAGCCCCGGCCCCTGCCGGGCGCGTGACCGGCGATACGCCGGAGGCCGAGGCGGCACGGCGGCAGGCCGCGGCGGCGCAGAAGGCGCTGCTGGAGAAGGCGCTGGGACGTGACCCGGACTGGATCCTGGTGCTGGACCGCGCCGCCGCCACGGGGGGCGCCCCGGTGGCGCCCGGCCGGCTGGAGGCCAGCGAGGCCATCAGATCCACCACCGCCTGGAAGAAGAAGCAGGTCATCCACCTGGATGCACCGGCCTGGTATCTGGTCGGCGGCGGCGTGGCGGCGCTGGAGGCCAGCATCGGCCAGATCGGCGCGGCGCTGGACGCGGCGGGCTGA
- a CDS encoding helicase-related protein: MSDVTTEPLANPAEAAIAAAGLRVEQREMPQLTRLVARRMPADRDAVAEALCQVRRKAWAGRLLDLANRFGESWVRRADAEAAAGRVTDPEIDDDGLRQELSEVVGARLHASGETPEAALEVIAGELLEATGHLLPADRYATLAQQVARAHGLDRGAAAAFVAEAIRAQDRRRTELRSAEQAARTRRREEVARLRAWEKSLVGIEGIPELLSCTPKEALRWAGAGLLPVARKQRERGGRERWEFDPAEIIPFRREVPEWRRAEREAADRKEARRETPAIRVGNAAIARVAALDRYAAHFATARALKRRITLVTGPTNSGKSHTALDRLASAENGYALAPLRLLAHEFREALSQRGVDASLVTGEERIIIPGSRHLAATVEMCPLHNPVDVAIVDEAQLLHDRDRGAAWTAAIMGVPAREVFVLGAPECVPMVERIASLCGDEVEKVSLERKGPLRAATNPVGLSELRPGDALIAFSRRDVLDLRAELVRRGRRVAVIYGALSPEVRRAEAARFRNGEADIVVATDAIGMGLNLPIRRVIFSTLKKFDGEERRDLNSQEVKQIGGRAGRFGKHEEGIVAVLAGAGSPDFVRHMLNAPPQPPAELRPQVQPDADIVSAVAAEIGSDSLFGVLARIKRAVLRLDDPNYRLADMTQAQSIASAIDGVGLPLMDRWTYALCPVDERDNGIARLARWAVDHAAGRAVVPPSAGRLPPPEQASGEELQRGEKVHKRLVAWRWLALRFPMAYPESDRAEAETARLDRWIEDVLRQQRRGRTALAG, translated from the coding sequence TTGAGTGATGTGACGACCGAACCCCTGGCCAACCCGGCCGAGGCGGCCATCGCGGCGGCGGGGCTTCGGGTCGAGCAGCGGGAGATGCCGCAGCTGACGCGCCTCGTTGCCCGCCGCATGCCCGCCGACCGGGACGCGGTGGCCGAGGCGCTGTGCCAGGTGCGCCGCAAGGCCTGGGCCGGGCGGCTGCTGGATCTGGCCAACCGCTTCGGCGAAAGCTGGGTGCGCCGCGCCGATGCCGAGGCCGCCGCCGGCCGCGTGACCGACCCGGAAATCGATGACGACGGCCTGCGCCAGGAGCTGAGTGAGGTGGTGGGCGCCCGGCTGCATGCCTCCGGCGAAACGCCGGAAGCGGCGCTGGAGGTGATCGCCGGTGAATTGCTGGAGGCCACCGGCCATCTCCTGCCCGCCGACCGCTATGCCACGCTGGCGCAGCAGGTGGCGCGGGCGCATGGGCTGGACCGGGGCGCCGCGGCGGCCTTCGTGGCCGAGGCCATCCGCGCGCAGGATCGCCGCCGGACCGAGCTGCGGAGCGCCGAGCAGGCCGCCCGCACCCGCCGGCGCGAGGAAGTGGCGCGGCTGCGCGCCTGGGAGAAGAGCCTCGTCGGGATCGAGGGCATCCCCGAGTTGCTGAGCTGCACGCCGAAGGAGGCGCTGCGCTGGGCCGGTGCCGGCCTCCTGCCGGTGGCGCGCAAGCAGCGCGAGCGGGGGGGGCGGGAGCGCTGGGAATTCGACCCGGCCGAGATCATCCCCTTCCGGCGCGAAGTGCCGGAGTGGCGCCGCGCGGAACGCGAGGCCGCAGACCGCAAGGAGGCCCGGCGGGAGACGCCGGCCATCCGCGTCGGCAATGCCGCCATCGCCCGTGTCGCGGCGCTGGACCGCTATGCCGCCCATTTCGCCACCGCGCGGGCGCTGAAGCGGCGCATCACCCTCGTCACCGGCCCGACCAACAGCGGCAAGAGCCATACCGCGCTGGACCGGCTGGCATCGGCCGAGAACGGCTATGCCCTGGCGCCGCTGCGCCTGCTGGCGCATGAGTTCCGTGAGGCGCTGTCCCAGCGCGGCGTCGATGCCTCCCTGGTCACGGGCGAGGAGCGCATCATCATCCCCGGCAGCCGCCACCTGGCGGCGACGGTCGAGATGTGCCCGCTGCACAACCCCGTCGATGTCGCCATCGTCGACGAGGCGCAGCTGCTGCATGACCGCGACCGCGGCGCCGCCTGGACCGCCGCCATCATGGGCGTGCCGGCGCGCGAGGTTTTCGTTCTTGGCGCCCCGGAATGCGTCCCGATGGTGGAGCGGATCGCCAGCCTCTGCGGCGATGAGGTCGAGAAGGTCTCGCTGGAACGCAAGGGGCCGCTGCGGGCCGCGACCAACCCGGTGGGGCTGTCCGAACTGCGCCCCGGCGACGCGCTGATCGCCTTCTCCCGCCGTGACGTGCTGGACCTGCGGGCGGAGCTGGTGCGGCGCGGCCGGCGCGTGGCCGTGATCTACGGCGCGCTGAGCCCCGAGGTGCGCCGCGCGGAGGCAGCGCGCTTCCGCAATGGCGAGGCCGATATCGTCGTGGCGACGGATGCCATCGGCATGGGCCTGAACCTGCCGATCCGCCGCGTGATCTTCTCGACGCTGAAGAAATTCGACGGCGAGGAGCGGCGCGACCTGAACTCGCAGGAGGTGAAGCAGATCGGCGGCCGCGCCGGGCGCTTCGGCAAGCACGAGGAAGGGATAGTGGCCGTGCTGGCCGGTGCGGGCAGCCCGGATTTCGTCAGGCACATGCTGAATGCGCCGCCGCAGCCGCCAGCGGAGCTGCGCCCGCAGGTGCAGCCGGATGCCGATATCGTCTCCGCCGTGGCGGCCGAGATCGGCTCGGACAGCCTCTTCGGCGTGCTGGCGCGCATCAAGCGCGCGGTGCTGCGGCTGGACGACCCCAATTACCGGCTGGCGGATATGACCCAGGCCCAGTCCATCGCCTCCGCGATTGATGGCGTCGGCCTGCCGCTGATGGACCGCTGGACCTATGCGCTCTGCCCGGTGGATGAGCGTGACAATGGTATCGCCCGGTTGGCGCGCTGGGCGGTGGACCATGCCGCCGGGCGCGCGGTGGTGCCGCCTTCCGCCGGCCGCCTGCCGCCGCCGGAGCAGGCGAGCGGCGAGGAGTTGCAGCGCGGCGAGAAGGTGCACAAGCGCCTCGTCGCCTGGCGCTGGCTGGCGCTGCGCTTCCCCATGGCCTATCCGGAATCGGACCGGGCCGAGGCGGAGACAGCGCGGCTGGACCGTTGGATCGAGGATGTGCTGCGGCAGCAGCGGCGGGGGCGGACGGCTCTGGCGGGGTAA
- a CDS encoding class I SAM-dependent methyltransferase, whose amino-acid sequence MQDATDSRLAAQYEAYPYPARNPRDEAKRLIVGSPSHLLEIDHWVFGARRPASAPLRALMAGGGSGDGTMMLAQQLASAGRPGEVVWLDRSAAARKLAEERARVRGLTNIRFVSGSLLDLPGLGLGEFDYIDCCGVLHHLPDPAAGLRALAGALAPGGGIGLMVYAPHGRTGVYMLQDALRLLAPDSEAPPERVEVAKRLWKHLPETAWLRRNSWIDDHINGGDAGLYDLLLNPRDVAFTVPQLAGLIEGAGLRLRCFMEPGRYDPDRYLPDPRLRARTAGMTPVQRAALAESITGNMGIHIAYCARADETPPAPAWDDLASVPVLREIDGTVLARGIPPDGMLRVAFDDIRIGVPMPRLASAILSRIDGRRSIGAIGEALAANGIGQEAFLRDFAALRAALEPFNRLLLAAPA is encoded by the coding sequence ATGCAGGACGCGACCGACTCCCGCCTCGCCGCGCAGTACGAGGCCTATCCCTATCCCGCCCGCAATCCGCGTGACGAGGCGAAGCGGCTGATCGTCGGCAGCCCCAGTCATCTGCTGGAAATCGACCACTGGGTCTTCGGTGCCCGCCGCCCGGCCTCGGCGCCGCTGCGCGCGCTGATGGCCGGCGGCGGCAGCGGCGACGGCACCATGATGCTGGCGCAGCAACTGGCCAGCGCCGGCCGGCCGGGCGAGGTGGTCTGGCTCGACCGTTCCGCCGCCGCCCGCAAGCTGGCGGAGGAGCGGGCCAGGGTGCGGGGCCTGACCAATATCCGCTTCGTCAGCGGCTCGCTGCTGGACCTGCCCGGGCTGGGCCTCGGGGAATTCGACTACATCGACTGCTGCGGCGTGTTGCACCACCTGCCGGACCCGGCGGCGGGGCTGCGCGCCCTGGCCGGCGCGCTAGCGCCGGGCGGCGGCATCGGGCTGATGGTCTATGCCCCGCATGGCCGCACCGGCGTCTATATGCTGCAGGACGCCCTGCGCCTGCTGGCGCCGGACAGCGAGGCGCCGCCGGAGCGGGTGGAGGTGGCGAAGCGCCTGTGGAAGCACCTGCCGGAAACCGCCTGGCTGCGCCGCAATTCCTGGATCGACGACCACATCAATGGCGGCGATGCCGGGCTCTACGACCTGCTGCTGAATCCCCGCGACGTGGCCTTCACGGTGCCGCAGCTGGCGGGGCTGATCGAGGGCGCGGGGCTGCGGCTGCGCTGCTTCATGGAGCCGGGGCGCTACGACCCCGACCGCTACCTGCCAGACCCCCGCCTGCGGGCACGCACCGCCGGGATGACGCCGGTGCAGCGCGCGGCCCTGGCGGAATCCATCACCGGCAATATGGGCATCCACATCGCCTATTGCGCCCGCGCGGATGAGACGCCGCCCGCCCCGGCCTGGGATGACCTCGCCTCCGTCCCTGTGCTGCGGGAGATCGATGGCACGGTGCTGGCCAGGGGCATTCCGCCGGATGGCATGCTGCGCGTCGCCTTCGACGACATCCGCATCGGCGTGCCGATGCCGCGCCTGGCCTCGGCCATCCTCTCCCGCATCGACGGGCGGCGCAGCATCGGCGCCATCGGCGAGGCCCTGGCCGCCAATGGCATCGGCCAGGAGGCCTTCCTGCGGGACTTCGCGGCCCTCCGCGCGGCGCTGGAACCCTTCAACCGCCTGCTACTGGCGGCACCGGCTTGA
- a CDS encoding energy transducer TonB has translation MAEPARPTPQRPAPSSPFAGTLDLSRQAPFALAPPPAGGAPRQRMPPGSLDLSMGRVPQQQRRTPMRQDTNGNLSHEGGAEPSGSWSGAFMAWVRAHSFYPPQAAMNGEDGTNSVRMVIDRSGRVRSVELRRRSGSRWLDLGIQSIFRDQQVPAFTPDMEGDTMTITFTVNYILVYR, from the coding sequence GTGGCGGAGCCGGCGCGGCCCACCCCGCAGCGCCCGGCGCCATCCTCACCCTTCGCGGGCACGCTGGACCTCTCCCGCCAGGCCCCCTTCGCCCTCGCGCCGCCGCCCGCCGGTGGCGCGCCGCGCCAGCGGATGCCGCCGGGCAGCCTCGACCTCAGCATGGGGCGCGTGCCGCAGCAGCAGCGGCGGACCCCGATGCGGCAGGACACCAACGGCAACCTCAGCCACGAAGGCGGGGCGGAGCCGAGTGGCAGCTGGAGCGGCGCCTTCATGGCCTGGGTCCGCGCCCATTCCTTCTACCCGCCGCAGGCCGCCATGAATGGCGAGGACGGGACCAATTCCGTGAGGATGGTGATTGACCGCAGCGGTCGGGTGCGCTCGGTCGAACTGCGCCGCCGCTCGGGCTCGCGCTGGCTGGACCTTGGGATCCAGTCCATTTTCCGGGACCAGCAGGTGCCCGCCTTCACGCCGGATATGGAAGGCGACACGATGACCATCACCTTCACGGTCAATTACATCCTGGTCTATCGCTGA